TCGTGCTGAATACAAACGCCGTCAGGCACCTCTAGGGATCAAGATTACTCGATGCGCTTTTGGTCGGGATCGACGTTATCCCATTACTTTTGGTTTCGGGCGTTCTACATCATGGAATACGCCGCTAGCTGATTCAATTGCCCACACAGTCAACTACCCTGCCCTAAAGGGCGAGGTTTCTCGGAGACACTGATGAAAAAGGTAGAAGCGATTATCAAACCGTTCAAACTCGACGATGTCCGCGAGGCGCTTTCAGCAATTGGCATTACCGGCATGACCGTCACGGAAGTCAAAGGATTTGGACGCCAGAAGGGACACACGGAACTCTATCGCGGCGCGGAATACGTGGTTGATTTTTTACCCAAGGTGAAGATTGAGGTGGTTCTTCCCGCCGAACAGATCGATATTTGTATTGAAACCATCGCAAATGCCGCCCATACCGGAAAAATTGGCGATGGAAAAATTTTTGTTACACCAGTAGATCAGGTAGTCCGAATTCGTACCGGAGAACAGAATCATGCGGCAATTTAAGGTCAACTAACTTCATCCTACAGAGCAAGGGTTCTCGGAAACACTGATGATTAGCCATCTATGCCCTTGAAGCGCATATCACGTTAATTTAGCACAGTACAGCCTCTGAGATGATCGTTTAATGCGTCAAATTATTTTAGATACTGAAACCACTGGCCTTGAACCAGGCGCGGGCCATCGTATCATTGAAATAGGATGTATCGAGCTAATTGATCGTCGCTTGACCAAACAACGCTGGCATAATTACCTCAACCCAGATAGAAAGATTGACGCCGGAGCGGCTGCGGTCCATGGAATCACCAACGATTTCTTAAAAAACAAGCCACGTTTTAGCGATATTGTTGAAGACTTAATTAATTTTATTCGTGGCAGCGAATTGATTATCCATAATGCGCCCTTCGATGTCGGATTTATTAATAATGAATTGCGCCTAGCTGGTAGTCAGTGGGGACGTGTTGAAGATATTTGTCGAGTTACCGATACTCTAGTTTTGGCGCGAGGTTTATATCCCGGTCAAAAAAACAGTCTGGATGCGCTGTGCAAACGCCATGGAATAGACAATTCCCACCGCAATCTCCATGGTGCCTTGCTCGACGCTGAAATACTGGTTGAAGTTTATCTGGCGATGACCGGAGGACAAGTCAGTTTGTCCCTCGGAGGAAACGTTGAACCTGTGCGCGCCAGCAGCCTTACGCCTCTCCGTATTTCTGGAAATCGACCCAAGTTACCGATAACTGCGCTCACGTCTGAGGAAGAAGTAGCTCATCAAAAAAAATTAGACGACATTGATAAAGCAAGTAACGGCAATTGCGTGTGGCGTCACATGGATGCCGCAGTGACGTTTGGAGTCCACGCCTAATACTTGCGGTCCATTCATGATGACCTGCTGCGCATTGGTAGGTGCCGCTGACAGCCCTGCTGCGCTTGGCTACACAATGGATTGAATCATCAAGGTTGCTTGCTATCCATGGATCGCTTCGACATGTTGTTGCCATAGGTGAGTCACATCACGCCGGTATTCGTCGAGGGTGTTATCGAGTTGTTCAACTGGAAAACAAGCCGCCTCACCTTGAAGCGTGGCGTGATGAGTCGCACGGCGCAAGTAGCGGTAGGCCTCCTGAAGTGTCACAACATCTGCTGACGAAAGTAGCCCACAGTCACGCAAAGTGTCGAGCTGGCGAATATTGTCGGTCCATTGGGTCAATCCGGGATGGTCGTGGGCATGGCGGAGCACCAGGTATTGGACTAAAAATTCGATATCGGCGATTCCGCCCCGATCTTGCTTGAGGTTGAATTGGTGCTCAGGGTTTTTGCTACCCAATTCAGCACGCATCCGCTCGCGCATTTCTCGTACTTCCTGACAGAGTATTGCTGGATTCCGTTCGCGGCACAGAATTTCGTGGCGAATCGCCCGGAAAGATTCTCCTACCGCCGCGTCTCCTGCCACCGGGCGCGCGCGAACCAAGGCTTGTTGTTCCCAAGTCCAAGCCGCCGTGCGTTGGTAGCGGTCGTAGGCATCCAGACTCGTGACCAGCAGCCCCGACGCGCCACTCGGACGCAGACGTAAATCAAGCTCGTACAGTTTTCCAGTTGGCGTATGGGTCGTGAGGAAATGAATCATTCGTTGGGCCAGACGCAAAAAGAACACACCAGTATCAATGGGATGCGCACCATCAGTGGGCGCGGTTACCTCGCCATCGTGGAGAAAAACGATATCCAGATCCGAGCCATAACCCAGTTCGATTCCACCCAGTTTGCCATAACCAAGGATGGCGAAGCCTCTGGCGTCCGGGTTACCGACGCCGAGGTAGGGGGGGTGCCCATGTTTTTCCACCAGATCGCGCCACGCTAGGTCCAAGACTTCCCCAAGGAGCACTTCGGCGAGTTCAGTGAGATGGTCGCTCACCACCATCAATGGCAAAACGCCGGTGATGTCTGCCGCCGCTACTCGGAGGGCGTTGCCATGCCGAAAATGGCGCAGTGCTTCCATCTCGATCTCAAGGTCATTCCCAGGTAGGCGCGCCATAATTTGACGCAAGGCGTCCGCCAAAACGGCGCGGCGCGGAGGGGTATAGAGAATACGTGGATCGATCAGCTCGTCCAACAGCAGCGGAAAACGTGCTATCTGATGCGTGATCCAGGGACTTGCTGCGCACAGACGTGCCAGTTGCGACAGCGCGAGTGGATTCTCGACCAGTAGGGCAACATAGGCGGTGCGGCGTCCAATCGACTCCAGCACAGTCACCAGCCGATCCACTGCCGCGCTGGGGCGGGAAATCTTGCTCGCGGCCGCGAGCAGTAACGGTATCAATCGATCCAGGCGTTCCTGGCCACGTTCTGAAAGCGCGCGTACCGCCGCCGAGGTTCGCAGCCGTGCGAGCACCGCAGCGACCGACGGCTCCATCCCCAATTCCGCTAATAGTTGCGTGGCGCGCTCCGGTTCGAGCAGCCCGTGCCACAGGGCTTGGAGATCGTCGGATTTACCTTCAAGGACGGTCTCGTTTTGTGGCGAAGCGAAAACCCGCTGAAAATGATCATGAACACGGGTGAGATGTTGGTCCAGATCAGATTGAAACCTTTCCCAGGAAGAATAACCCATGGCCACGGCGAGACGCGCGCAAGCGATTGCATCGCGGGGCAAGGTTTGAGTTTGTTGATCGTTGTACTCCTGGAGGCGATGCTCTACGTTGCGAAGGAATATATAGGCGTTGACCAGTTCAAGTACCACGACATCGGGCAGTAACCGTAAACGACCCAAAATTTCCAAAATGGGCAGCAAGCGTGGATCTTGGAGTTCGGGAACCCGCCCACCACGGGTAAGCTGGAAAACCTGAACAATGAATTCGATTTCGCGGATCCCGCCAGGGCCGAGCTTGACATTGCCGATTAAGCCCTTGCGGCGTACTTCGGTGGCGATTAATTCCTTCATTTCGCGCAATGCGTCCATCGCGCCGTAATCGAGATAACGCCGGTAGACAAAAGGACGCAGGAGTTTGAGCAATGATTGCCCGGCGTTGCGATCCCCGGCGACCGGGCGTGCTTTGATTAGCGCGTAACGTTCCCATTCCCGTCCATGTGATTGGTAGTAATTCTCCAGAGCGTCGAAACTCACTACCAATGGCCCCGATTCACCAAAGGGACGCAAACGCATATCGACGCGAAATACAAAACCAAGGGGAGTTGCCGTTGACAGTGCCTTAATTAGCCGTTGACCGAGGCGAATGAAAAATTCGGAATTGCTGATGCTGCGCCGACCTCGGGTTTCTCCGTCCTCGGGGTAGGCGAAAATAAGATCGATATCGGAAGAAAAATTGAGCTCCTGGGCGCCGAGTTTTCCCAGGGCCAGCACCACCATTGATTGTGGCGCGCCGATAGGAGAATGAGGAACACCCAACTCTCGCTGCAACCAAGTGGTTAAATGATCGAGGGCGGCGTCAATCGTGGCGTCAGCGAAGGCCGATAACTCGGCAACGGTGGTCTGGTAGTCGGCGCGGCAGGCGAGATCGCGCCAGGCGATTCGCACCATTTCCCGTCGCCGGAGCTGGCGCAGGCTGGCTGCCAACATTGCTTCATTGTTGACTCCTACCAAAGCTGCCGCGACGCGGCGCGGATATTCGCCGATGTCATAGTCACGTATCAGATCGCCGCTATCGGCGAAGTCAGTAAGTAGCGCAGGGTCGGCGACACAGAGACGGGAAACAAATTCGCTCGCCGCCCATACCTTCGGCAATTCGGCAAGCAACACGGGATCGGCAAGGGGTGCTATCTGGCGTGCAGCGGCGGCGCTTACATATTGATCAAAACCACGGGCCACGGACTCGCTTAATGAAGAGCACAAGTCGAGAACGGCTGAGGTAATGGATGTCATCATGTTGTTGTTGTTGTTGTTTCAATCCGCATCCGACCTCATCTGCCGAATGACAAAGCCATCGACAGATTGAGGTTGGTGGATTGCCTCCCCGTAAACGAGGAGGTTACCAAAAAGATAACGCATCGTTGTCTAA
This region of Gammaproteobacteria bacterium genomic DNA includes:
- the glnB gene encoding nitrogen regulatory protein PII-1, with protein sequence MKKVEAIIKPFKLDDVREALSAIGITGMTVTEVKGFGRQKGHTELYRGAEYVVDFLPKVKIEVVLPAEQIDICIETIANAAHTGKIGDGKIFVTPVDQVVRIRTGEQNHAAI
- the dnaQ gene encoding DNA polymerase III subunit epsilon; the encoded protein is MRQIILDTETTGLEPGAGHRIIEIGCIELIDRRLTKQRWHNYLNPDRKIDAGAAAVHGITNDFLKNKPRFSDIVEDLINFIRGSELIIHNAPFDVGFINNELRLAGSQWGRVEDICRVTDTLVLARGLYPGQKNSLDALCKRHGIDNSHRNLHGALLDAEILVEVYLAMTGGQVSLSLGGNVEPVRASSLTPLRISGNRPKLPITALTSEEEVAHQKKLDDIDKASNGNCVWRHMDAAVTFGVHA
- the glnE gene encoding Glutamine synthetase adenylyl-L-tyrosine phosphorylase / Glutamine synthetase adenylyl transferase, with translation MMTSITSAVLDLCSSLSESVARGFDQYVSAAAARQIAPLADPVLLAELPKVWAASEFVSRLCVADPALLTDFADSGDLIRDYDIGEYPRRVAAALVGVNNEAMLAASLRQLRRREMVRIAWRDLACRADYQTTVAELSAFADATIDAALDHLTTWLQRELGVPHSPIGAPQSMVVLALGKLGAQELNFSSDIDLIFAYPEDGETRGRRSISNSEFFIRLGQRLIKALSTATPLGFVFRVDMRLRPFGESGPLVVSFDALENYYQSHGREWERYALIKARPVAGDRNAGQSLLKLLRPFVYRRYLDYGAMDALREMKELIATEVRRKGLIGNVKLGPGGIREIEFIVQVFQLTRGGRVPELQDPRLLPILEILGRLRLLPDVVVLELVNAYIFLRNVEHRLQEYNDQQTQTLPRDAIACARLAVAMGYSSWERFQSDLDQHLTRVHDHFQRVFASPQNETVLEGKSDDLQALWHGLLEPERATQLLAELGMEPSVAAVLARLRTSAAVRALSERGQERLDRLIPLLLAAASKISRPSAAVDRLVTVLESIGRRTAYVALLVENPLALSQLARLCAASPWITHQIARFPLLLDELIDPRILYTPPRRAVLADALRQIMARLPGNDLEIEMEALRHFRHGNALRVAAADITGVLPLMVVSDHLTELAEVLLGEVLDLAWRDLVEKHGHPPYLGVGNPDARGFAILGYGKLGGIELGYGSDLDIVFLHDGEVTAPTDGAHPIDTGVFFLRLAQRMIHFLTTHTPTGKLYELDLRLRPSGASGLLVTSLDAYDRYQRTAAWTWEQQALVRARPVAGDAAVGESFRAIRHEILCRERNPAILCQEVREMRERMRAELGSKNPEHQFNLKQDRGGIADIEFLVQYLVLRHAHDHPGLTQWTDNIRQLDTLRDCGLLSSADVVTLQEAYRYLRRATHHATLQGEAACFPVEQLDNTLDEYRRDVTHLWQQHVEAIHG